A window of Fodinibius salinus contains these coding sequences:
- a CDS encoding DUF4331 family protein, which translates to MKSFKLLSLLFLAATLTLLGCGDDNGPEPPVPQDAMFSQSDQVGRPAINTVFVSSGSKDAFNTTVPSNMKGQYQQPFENKLMALNPNYSKNALGQNAATFTTLLSNDVLNVATSGKTTFFDGQNVLTGRSLSDDVIDTELLLIFGGPDGSENPGLTSDNVDSNDKNFLDSFPYLAAPHQ; encoded by the coding sequence ATGAAGTCTTTTAAACTTTTATCACTCTTATTTTTAGCAGCAACCTTAACGTTACTTGGCTGCGGTGACGACAATGGTCCCGAACCGCCGGTTCCCCAAGATGCGATGTTTTCGCAATCTGATCAGGTAGGCCGCCCGGCTATAAACACGGTGTTTGTTTCTTCAGGCAGCAAAGATGCGTTCAACACGACTGTACCCTCTAATATGAAGGGGCAGTACCAGCAACCCTTTGAAAATAAGCTGATGGCGTTGAATCCTAATTATAGCAAAAATGCCCTGGGACAAAATGCAGCTACTTTTACCACATTACTTTCTAATGATGTGCTGAATGTAGCTACCAGCGGTAAGACCACCTTTTTTGATGGGCAAAATGTGTTGACGGGGCGTTCGCTCAGTGATGATGTCATTGATACAGAACTATTGCTGATTTTTGGCGGTCCCGATGGTTCAGAAAATCCGGGTCTTACATCCGATAATGTGGACAGTAACGACAAGAACTTCCTAGACTCGTTCCCATATCTTGCTGCTCCGCATCAATAA
- a CDS encoding tetratricopeptide repeat protein — translation MKTIKSLIACVLGIFVIGACSSQSTQKKIVDEAQIKKYLSEQQFTENSGLTDVQKNISFWKDQLSDDPGSMTNRGKLAAAYSSRFGITKDINDLHRADSLYNIVIEQAGGRTPGNLQALAQTAITKHDFKSALKYSQQALEIGDEKEASLLLLFDSMMETGDYELAKKNLHRLKNEHNFGYMIRKSKYKDYEGQLDSAITYMEKASKLVDHDNNVFAWSLSNLGDMYGHAGNVQKSYNTYLEVLKAENSRASYLHVLKGIAWIAYAHDRNLDFAREVLRFVKEQSMSPDVHLTLAEIAEFNGNQEKKTMHLQTFTEEAQKAAYLGMYNSYLIDLAITESEDFDRAQKLISKELNNRSTPQIYDLKAWMHFHQGNHQKALKIVQERVEGQAHEPVPAYHMAKIYQANGMKDKARKNYEQLLEGSFELGPVTTNDINQQLSKL, via the coding sequence ATGAAAACGATTAAGTCACTTATTGCTTGCGTATTAGGAATATTTGTAATTGGAGCCTGCAGTTCTCAGTCAACTCAGAAAAAGATTGTAGATGAGGCACAGATTAAAAAGTATTTATCCGAACAGCAGTTTACAGAAAATTCCGGATTAACAGATGTTCAAAAGAATATTTCGTTTTGGAAGGACCAGTTATCTGATGATCCTGGGAGCATGACCAATCGCGGCAAGTTGGCTGCAGCCTATTCCAGCCGATTTGGAATCACAAAAGACATCAATGACTTACACCGGGCTGACAGTTTATATAATATAGTTATTGAGCAAGCCGGAGGACGTACACCCGGGAATCTGCAGGCACTAGCTCAGACCGCTATTACAAAGCATGATTTTAAGTCTGCGCTCAAATACAGTCAACAGGCATTAGAGATCGGTGATGAAAAGGAAGCTTCTTTGTTACTGCTATTTGACAGTATGATGGAAACCGGAGATTACGAGTTGGCGAAGAAGAACTTACATCGCCTGAAGAACGAGCACAATTTTGGCTACATGATTCGTAAATCAAAATACAAAGACTACGAGGGACAGCTAGACTCTGCAATTACTTATATGGAAAAGGCAAGTAAATTGGTTGATCATGATAATAACGTTTTTGCCTGGTCGCTTAGTAATCTCGGGGATATGTATGGGCATGCCGGAAATGTTCAAAAATCCTACAATACCTATCTAGAAGTATTGAAAGCAGAGAACTCAAGGGCATCTTATCTTCATGTGCTTAAGGGTATTGCATGGATAGCCTATGCCCACGATCGCAATTTAGATTTTGCCCGAGAGGTTTTACGCTTTGTAAAGGAACAAAGCATGTCGCCGGATGTACACCTTACCCTTGCTGAGATAGCAGAGTTCAACGGTAATCAGGAGAAGAAAACAATGCATCTTCAAACATTTACCGAAGAAGCTCAAAAAGCTGCTTATCTTGGGATGTACAATTCGTACCTTATCGATCTTGCAATAACAGAATCTGAGGATTTTGATCGGGCACAAAAGCTTATTTCAAAAGAGCTTAACAACCGTTCAACGCCCCAAATTTACGATCTGAAAGCATGGATGCATTTTCATCAGGGGAATCACCAGAAAGCACTAAAGATTGTACAAGAAAGAGTAGAGGGACAAGCCCATGAACCGGTGCCTGCCTATCACATGGCCAAAATTTATCAGGCCAATGGGATGAAGGATAAAGCCCGAAAAAATTATGAACAGCTGTTGGAAGGTAGTTTTGAGTTAGGACCCGTTACCACAAATGATATAAATCAGCAGCTTTCGAAGCTTTGA
- a CDS encoding SRPBCC family protein: MAHERIEVDLPLAKVYEYLSDPAYFPHFFERIERVNKINSQTFELSTTLAGEPFEWTTNIIDDLRNTRFAWITINGNLNQTGTIRFTPLDNGERTRVDFSLDYRTFYGEPGEELAEFIQGLPAQMKKDLQRFKEEAEDGMFKQNADDTLSAIEEEEKEAEAEEEAAA; encoded by the coding sequence ATGGCGCACGAAAGAATTGAAGTTGACCTGCCTCTAGCCAAAGTTTATGAATACTTAAGCGACCCTGCTTACTTTCCTCACTTTTTTGAGCGTATTGAAAGAGTTAATAAAATTAACTCCCAAACTTTTGAATTGTCCACCACATTGGCCGGTGAGCCTTTTGAGTGGACAACTAATATCATTGATGATCTGCGGAATACACGGTTCGCCTGGATTACTATTAATGGTAATCTAAACCAAACCGGTACTATCCGATTTACTCCGCTCGATAATGGAGAGCGTACACGTGTCGATTTTAGCCTTGATTACCGTACATTTTACGGTGAGCCGGGCGAAGAGCTGGCTGAATTTATTCAGGGCTTGCCGGCACAGATGAAAAAAGATCTTCAACGTTTCAAGGAGGAAGCTGAAGACGGTATGTTTAAGCAAAATGCCGACGATACGCTTTCCGCTATTGAGGAAGAAGAAAAGGAAGCTGAGGCAGAAGAAGAGGCTGCTGCCTAA